The segment TCCGCGCCGACGGCCGCTTCGACATGCACCGTGACGGGCCGGCTGAAGGTGATCAGGTAACCGCCGCGCAACGGGTCGTGATCGGCCGGCTGCGTTTCGCCCGACTCGCCCACCGCCCGCGTCTTGAGCACATAATCGCCCGGCACCTCGACCTGCCAGGTCGTCTCCCACAGGATCCACGAATAGGCGGCGCGGGGACCGATCAGTTCGGCACTCCGCCAATCGCGCCCGTCGTTGGTGCTGATTTCGACCCGCGCCACGGCGTCTTCGCCCGCCCAGGCCAAGCCGACAACGCGGTTCGCGCCGAGCGGCAAGACGTCGCCCTGGCGCGGCCGCAGAATTTCCGACTTCGCGGCCATCGGTCCCACGACCACCGTTTCCAACGCATCGCCGCGGCGTTGTTTCACGGAGTATTTCGTGGTCTGAAAATAGCCGCCGAAGCGACGGTCGAGCACCTCGATGCGCTCGAGCCATTTGACGGAGGCCACGCCATACCAGCCGGGCACGAACAGCCGCAGTGGAAAGCCATGGTCCGGTTCGAGCACCTCGCCGTTCATCCGCAAGGCCAGCAGCGTGTCGGGATGGAGCGCCTTCTGCATGGGAAGGCCGCGTTCGAAGTGCATCGGCTGGGGATGATCGGGTTCCGTGCCGCGGTCGGCGCCTTGGCAGAGCACTTCCATGGCCCCGGGTCCGACGCCGGCCTGCTCCAGCACGTCGCGCAGAGGCACGCCCGTCCATTCGGCGTGGCCGACGGCGCCGGCGGCCCATTGCACGCCGGCCTCGCGCGGGCGGAGAAACGAACGGCCGTTGCCCGCGCATTCGACCGTGGCAAACACGGTCCGCTGCGGCAGCTCGTTCAGTTCGTCCCAGGTCCATTGCCGCGGCCGACGGACGCAGCCTTCCACCGACAGCCGCCACGTGTCGAGATCGATTTGCGGGCGAGGGAAGTGATTGCGGATGAAAAACAACCGGTTGGGGGTGACCCAACTCGACTGCGCGTCCAAGGGCGTTTCGCTGTTTTCGGGCTCGACGGTGACGATTTTGCGATGGGTGCTCATGATGGCTTTCGGTGAAACAAGCTATTCGATCTCATAAATTCGCCCGTCGGCATAGACCTCGGCCTCGCGCACCCGCCCCTGGGCGTTTTTCCCGCGCAGCTCATAGACCTCCTCTTCGCCCACCTTCTTCTTGTAGGCGGTCTGAAATTTGATGTCGGGCAACTGCTTCTGAGCGGCCTCGACGGCGGCTTTGGGCACCTGATCGATGGGCACGACCTGATCTTTCGGGCCGGGGGCTTCCGAGCAGCCGACGGCCAAAAACAGCAAGAGCCAGACGAGCAGTGATCGTTGCATCTTCAATTAGCTCCTTCCCTGTTTAATAGTCGATTTTCGGCGTCTCGCCGCCCGCCCGTGTCGTGAGTGCCAGCCACGAGCGATAGTCGATATCGGTGCTCAAGAACCGCACGTGGCCGTCGGCAAACAGGAAGTTTACACCACGGCCGTGGTGACTGTAAAACTGGTTAACGTCGGCGTTGGGGTCGCCCGGCCCATAACCCTCGCCGGCGTGGCCCAGAATCATGCCCGCACTGTTCTCGGCCTTGTAGGCGCCGATCGCGTTGCCGTCGTCGGGATAAAGGATGGCGCCGGTCACGCTGCCGACCCACGTCGCCTCGCCGAAATCGTGGGCCCGCTCGCCGACCGCGATCGTCTGCGAAGTGCCGTCGAGGACCTCGCGATATTGGACATGGCTGTTACGGAAAAACAGCCCCGCCCCATCGACGCCCGGCTCGGTATCGCCGTACATTCCCACGTAATTCGATGGGCCGACCTGGCAGATTTGGGCGATGGGGTCGCCCGTGACGGGGTCACGGCTCCAGGCCCACCAATCGGCCGCCTTCGGGTCGGAAGGACAGAGAAACACCGGAAACTCAAGCAGGCGGACCTGGGCGTTCAGCGGATCCTCAATCGACTGTTTTAAGGCGATCAGGTTGTAGGTCGGCGATTGCTCCAATTCGGGCAACATCAGTGCAGCCCAGCCCCAGCCCGGCCCCGTGTCGTCGCCCGCACTGTCGAAGTTCGAGATATAGCCGGAGGGAAGCGACAAGGCCCGGTCGTGATAATCCGAGAGTGCGATGCCGATCTGCCGGAGATTGTTGACGCACTGGCTGCGCCTCCCTGCCTCGCGGGCCGCCTGAACGGCCGGCAGCAGCAAAGCGACCAGCAGCCCGATAATCGCGATCGAGACGAGCAGCTCGACCAGCGTGAAGCCACGCGGCGAGCCGCTTTCAACCGGTAGTCGATATTCCCTGAGCATCATTTCTACGGCCTCCGTGGTGCGCTTGCTGTTGCTGTGGTAGGTCGCCTTTTGCAATCGTACCAAGCCAGGCTAACGGCCGTCTCTCAGCAACATGACAATCGTGCAATCTTCCCCTGGAAATACAGGGCACTGCGTGGCAGGATACATCAATGCGCGTACTGGTGGCGGAAGACAGCTCCGAAATGGGAACCCACTTGCAGCAAGGGCTCGGCGAGCACGGCTATACCGTCGACGTCGTCACCGATGGCGAAGCCGCGCTGGCGCACGCCGCGACCGGCGCCTACGACCTGCTGATCCTCGATCGCTCGCTGCCCCGTTGCGAAGGCGTGGCGGTGTTGCGCCAGTTGCGGGCGCAAGGCAACCAAACTCCCTGCATCTTTGTGACGGCCCGCGGATCGGTCGGCGAACGGGTGGAAGGTCTCGACGCCGGCGGCGACGACTATCTGGTCAAGCCGTTCTCGTTCGCCGAGCTGCTGGCCCGCATTCGTGCCATCAGCCGGCGCGGCAGCGACAGTCAGAACGCGGTGCTCGAAGTGGCCGACCTGCGGCTCGACCCGGCCACGATGATCGTCGAGCGGGCCGGCCGCCGGCTCGACCTGACTGCCAAGCAATTCGTGCTGCTCAGCTATCTGATGCGCCATGCCGGGCAGGTCGTCAGCCGGGCGATGTTGCTCGAACACGTTTGGAACTTCGAGTTCGACGGCCTGAGCAACGTCGTCGACGTGCATATCAACCGTCTGCGAGGCAAGGTCGACCGCGGCTTCGACCCACCGCTGATCCACACTCTGCGCGGACTGGGCTATGTCCTTCGTGAGCCGTAACCGCTGGCTGAACGCCGCCACTCGACTCGGTTTGCGAGCGCGCATCACGGCGTGGACCGCCTCGATGCTCGGCGTGGCGCTCGTCGCGGCGCTGGTCTGGGGACATCAGAACCTGCGGAGCGTGCTGCAACTGAAGAGCGACGGCCTACTGGAAGGGAAGATGGCCGAGTTGGCCTCGGTGATTCGCGAGACCCCGGCAGCATCGGCCCAGGCCAAGCTGGCGGATGAAATCCGTCGCGAAGTCGTCGCGCACCGCGAGGAAGGTCTGGTGGTCGTGGTCCGCGGCGCCGGCACGAGCATCGTCGCTCCTTCGTCGCCCGCAGCCCAAGAGTTGAGCCGGAGACTCGACCAGGACGCCGTACAACCGGGCGTGCAAACGATACGGCTGCCTCCATCGGCGAAGGCCTACCGCGTGCTGCACGCTGAGATCGACGTGGCGGGCCGCCGGACGTATTCGTTTGACCTGGCACTTGACCTGTCGGCCACCGGCAAATTGCTGGCCGATTTCGACCGCCGCTTGGCGGCGGGCGGGCTGGTGTTCTTGGCTGCCGCCGTTGGGGGCGGGTTCTTTCTCTCGCGCCGCGCGCTGGAGCCCGTGGCGCGAAGCATCGAGACGGCGCGGTTGCTCAACCCGGCCGATCTCTCGGCCAGGCTGCCGGTTTCCGGTGCCGACGACGAGTTGGACGAGCTGGCCCACACGATGAACGAGATGCTCGATCGGCTGGCCGTGTATCACGCGCAGATCCAACAGTTCACCGCCGACGCTTCGCACGAGCTGCGCAGTCCCTTGGGCGCGATGCGGACCGCCATCGAAGTCGCATTGCAGCAGCCGCGGCCCGGCGAAGAGTATCGCCGCGTGCTGGAAACGCTGGGAACGCAATGCGAGCGGCTGTCCGACCTGGTGAATAATCTGCTGTTGCTGGCCAGGGCCGATGCCGGGCAGGTCGAGCTGCGGCGCGACCTGGTTGACCTGGGGGAAATCATCGGCGAAACGGTCGACTTGTACCAGCCGGTCGCCGACGACCAGGATGTGACCCTTGATTGGTGCGCGCCGTCGCCGGTGGCCGTGCGCGGCGATCGCGGGCGGCTGCACCAATTGGTCACCAATCTGCTCGACAACGCCCTGAAGTTCACCGACCGCGGTGGGCGCGTCACCGTGCGGCTGGAAGCGGAGCGGGCGACCGCCCGGCTGACGGTGGCCGACACGGGCGTGGGCATTGCCTCCGACCGACTGCCGTACATTTTCGATCGGTTCTACCAGCTCGACGCGGCCCGCGCGGGCCGGGGCGCCGGGCTCGGGTTGAGCATCTGCCGTTGGATTGTGGCGGCCCACGGCGGCAGCATCGAGGCGGCCAGCCAACCGGGCCGCGGCACCGTGATGACGGTCGTCTTGCCGTTCGAGTAGCGCCGTCGGCAGGACCTACGGCCCAACTTGAGGATTTCCGCTCCGACGGTCAAACATTGCCCATCTGCCACAAATCCTTCAACTGGAATGGTCGCCTCAACCGATAAGCTTGCCGCACCGTGCATTTTGGCGAGTTTTCTACATTGGCAATCGGGCCTTTTTCGCACCGACCGAGTCGTCGGCCGCGCGCCCACCTCAACGGCGCGACGGTAGGTTGGCTATTCTGCGCGCTCCTGCCCGGCGTGGCGGCCTGCCGAGCGCCCCTGAAGTTGAATCGCCCCGAAGCGATGCAAGTAGCCAAGCAATCCGGGAACGATGTCAAAACGATCCCCGCAAACGTGTCTCGTCGGAGCGCCCAGTCTTCGCAACCCGCCCTTGCCGCGGCGACGCACGCCCCACTGACCGCCATGACGTCCGGGCCCGTTGCAGTCCGCGCGGCCGGCAACGTGTCTCCCACGCCGCAAAAACGGGCAGTACAAGCCGCCTCTCGCCAAATGGCCTCCGCGTTCCCTGAGTCGCAAGTCGTGCC is part of the Pirellulales bacterium genome and harbors:
- a CDS encoding sulfite oxidase — its product is MSTHRKIVTVEPENSETPLDAQSSWVTPNRLFFIRNHFPRPQIDLDTWRLSVEGCVRRPRQWTWDELNELPQRTVFATVECAGNGRSFLRPREAGVQWAAGAVGHAEWTGVPLRDVLEQAGVGPGAMEVLCQGADRGTEPDHPQPMHFERGLPMQKALHPDTLLALRMNGEVLEPDHGFPLRLFVPGWYGVASVKWLERIEVLDRRFGGYFQTTKYSVKQRRGDALETVVVGPMAAKSEILRPRQGDVLPLGANRVVGLAWAGEDAVARVEISTNDGRDWRSAELIGPRAAYSWILWETTWQVEVPGDYVLKTRAVGESGETQPADHDPLRGGYLITFSRPVTVHVEAAVGAEEQATDWQTLLYDMNAFAERNARRPLDVDLECTAGAGI
- a CDS encoding DUF1559 domain-containing protein, producing the protein MMLREYRLPVESGSPRGFTLVELLVSIAIIGLLVALLLPAVQAAREAGRRSQCVNNLRQIGIALSDYHDRALSLPSGYISNFDSAGDDTGPGWGWAALMLPELEQSPTYNLIALKQSIEDPLNAQVRLLEFPVFLCPSDPKAADWWAWSRDPVTGDPIAQICQVGPSNYVGMYGDTEPGVDGAGLFFRNSHVQYREVLDGTSQTIAVGERAHDFGEATWVGSVTGAILYPDDGNAIGAYKAENSAGMILGHAGEGYGPGDPNADVNQFYSHHGRGVNFLFADGHVRFLSTDIDYRSWLALTTRAGGETPKIDY
- a CDS encoding response regulator transcription factor, coding for MRVLVAEDSSEMGTHLQQGLGEHGYTVDVVTDGEAALAHAATGAYDLLILDRSLPRCEGVAVLRQLRAQGNQTPCIFVTARGSVGERVEGLDAGGDDYLVKPFSFAELLARIRAISRRGSDSQNAVLEVADLRLDPATMIVERAGRRLDLTAKQFVLLSYLMRHAGQVVSRAMLLEHVWNFEFDGLSNVVDVHINRLRGKVDRGFDPPLIHTLRGLGYVLREP
- a CDS encoding ATP-binding protein — encoded protein: MSFVSRNRWLNAATRLGLRARITAWTASMLGVALVAALVWGHQNLRSVLQLKSDGLLEGKMAELASVIRETPAASAQAKLADEIRREVVAHREEGLVVVVRGAGTSIVAPSSPAAQELSRRLDQDAVQPGVQTIRLPPSAKAYRVLHAEIDVAGRRTYSFDLALDLSATGKLLADFDRRLAAGGLVFLAAAVGGGFFLSRRALEPVARSIETARLLNPADLSARLPVSGADDELDELAHTMNEMLDRLAVYHAQIQQFTADASHELRSPLGAMRTAIEVALQQPRPGEEYRRVLETLGTQCERLSDLVNNLLLLARADAGQVELRRDLVDLGEIIGETVDLYQPVADDQDVTLDWCAPSPVAVRGDRGRLHQLVTNLLDNALKFTDRGGRVTVRLEAERATARLTVADTGVGIASDRLPYIFDRFYQLDAARAGRGAGLGLSICRWIVAAHGGSIEAASQPGRGTVMTVVLPFE